In Bacteroidota bacterium, the genomic window CAATGCCGGCCAGCGTGGTTAGAGCATGTTGGCGTTCCTGTACTCCCGATTGGTTACCCAGGATTTTTTCTATACGCTTTACAGCTTCTTTCTGATCGCTTTCAGCCATCAGCGCAAGGGCTTCCTGGCGAAGGGTTGTCGATGCACTTTCGAAAGCAGTACGGTAAGCCTGCCTGGCCTGACGGGTTTGGTTGATGAGTAACGCCAGAATTTCTGTTCTCTCTGATATAGCTCTGCTTTCGTCAGCCAACCGGTTTTGCAATAACTCAGGATCGAGGCTGACGTTGTACTGCCGAAGCAACTTGATTATGGCATTGTCGGAATTACGCTGTAGTAATGTTGCAAGCTGAGCATTCAAGAGCGAACTGATTTCTCCAGGGTCTCGGCTGTCGAGGACACGGTAGCGTCGCTCCACCCGATCGAGTACTGGAGGGTTGGTCCAGTGTTGCAGCATGGCGAGTGCTTCTTTTTGCAGGTCAGAACTGGCAACTCCCGACATAAAGAAGTCGAGTACTGCTGCTGCATGCTTTTGCTTGCCCAATCGATAATTGGCGTTGAGCACCCGGCGCATCAGCGGTTCATTATCTGCATGTGGCGTGTTGTTGAGCAGTGCTGCAAGGGCCGGCATGGCTTCTGGAATCCCAAAGTCGTCGTGGATAGCACGGGCAGTTTCAAGTACAACCAGTGGATCAGCATCTGTTAGGAATGTGGTGATTACTGGAGACTTCATCCTGCGCAAAGCCACAACGGCAGTTGTTCGAACACTGTTAGAAGGATCGTCTTTTACATTAAGCAGGCTTTGAACGTCGTTTATGCCGGTAAGGGCTGTAGCGATACTGTGTCTGATAAAGGGGTCTTTGCCTGCTGTATTACGGAGTGCTTCAAAGAGCGCCGGAGCTGATGCGGTCGTCCCAACGCTGCCCAACGCCTGGGCGGCATGAAATCGAACCTGCAGGTTTTCATCTTGGAGTGACTGAACGAGCGATGATTCAAATTCAGCAAATAAAGCTGGCGCTTCCTGTATAAGCCGGCACGCTTGAATGCGAACCTGTGGGTTGGTGTCAGCCAATAAACGGTCAATAGCAATGCGCTGCGTAAGGGTGTTTGCTCTTGCAAGTTGTCCCAAACCCCATATTCCGTGTACGCGGGCAAACTGCGGTGTCGACGTGTCGAACACTGTTCGATGTAGTGCATCTTGTTGGTTATGCTCAACCAGGGCAAACTGTGCGCCTTGCCTCACACGTTGGTCCGGGTAGTTGAGTAAAGCTACAAGGGAATCTACGGTTAGCTGCGCAAAGCCGGCTGCTAGGAGTTCTGCGGTTTGTTCACGCAAAGGATGGGGATCTGATTTTACGTCGAGTTTGAATATGCCGCCTTTCTCGGTGGGCTCCCAGTTACCGCCCCAGTCAGCTACATATAAGGCGCCATCCGGACCGAAACTCATGCCGGTAGCCATGAAGCCACTTTGGAAGTGCTGTTCGTTTGCCATTTCAAACGCTGCTCCTTTGGGGCGCAACTGGAAGGCCGTGATTTTTTGTCCGGGGAATTGGGTGACAAAAAAGTAGTCTTTGTATGCATAAGAAAGGGCTGTGCCCGGGTTACGGGTAAAGCCGGCAGGGCCATCAGAATAGTTTTCGAGTGCCGGCGTGATATACGCAGCCTGTCCCTCAAAATATGGTACATGTAACCGCTCGGCCAGCCACGGATTGTATGTTGGCAATCCATTGTCTTCAGCCCACTTGTTGGTCATGTTGTATTGCCAGTTGATCCGCCAGCCCGTGTCGCTATGCCGGGTGACGTACACCATGCGTTCGCGTTCGCCTTTAAAGTCGCCGTCGTTGTCAACGCAGAAGAGGTTGCCGAAGTCGTCGAACGCAAGCTCCATACAGTTGCGCAGTCCGTGGGCAAAAACTTCGAAGTTGCTGCCATCCGGTTCGCTGCGCATGACGAGTCCTTGATTAGGGTAACTAAATTGCCGGCCCTCAAGCGATGTGATATTGGCACCCTTGTCTCCTACCGACCAATAAATTCTCCCATCAGGGCCTACTGTAAGGCCGTGCAGGTCATGCCCTCCTATGCTGATATGGACGCCATGCCCGGTTATTAAAGATCTTCTTTCATCTGCAATGCCGTCATTGTCGAGATCCTCGAGCAGCCATAAATCCGGAATGACAGTAAAGTAGACTTTGTTGTTGTGCCAGAGTACGCCGGCTGCAGTACCCGTCACCTCGGTGTTGAAGCCTTCTGCAAAGACAGAAGCTTTGTCA contains:
- a CDS encoding PVC-type heme-binding CxxCH protein; this translates as MLTVAKSSMWRTPANPDISVELWAKEPMLKNTVAISHDNKGGIYATEANRRKSTDLDSRNMRGLEPLPWPVIDYSIQSVAQRREVLREYLAPTTSLSHPWLKDFNKDGARNWHDLKEKSERLHFLQDTDSNGVADKASVFAEGFNTEVTGTAAGVLWHNNKVYFTVIPDLWLLEDLDNDGIADERRSLITGHGVHISIGGHDLHGLTVGPDGRIYWSVGDKGANITSLEGRQFSYPNQGLVMRSEPDGSNFEVFAHGLRNCMELAFDDFGNLFCVDNDGDFKGERERMVYVTRHSDTGWRINWQYNMTNKWAEDNGLPTYNPWLAERLHVPYFEGQAAYITPALENYSDGPAGFTRNPGTALSYAYKDYFFVTQFPGQKITAFQLRPKGAAFEMANEQHFQSGFMATGMSFGPDGALYVADWGGNWEPTEKGGIFKLDVKSDPHPLREQTAELLAAGFAQLTVDSLVALLNYPDQRVRQGAQFALVEHNQQDALHRTVFDTSTPQFARVHGIWGLGQLARANTLTQRIAIDRLLADTNPQVRIQACRLIQEAPALFAEFESSLVQSLQDENLQVRFHAAQALGSVGTTASAPALFEALRNTAGKDPFIRHSIATALTGINDVQSLLNVKDDPSNSVRTTAVVALRRMKSPVITTFLTDADPLVVLETARAIHDDFGIPEAMPALAALLNNTPHADNEPLMRRVLNANYRLGKQKHAAAVLDFFMSGVASSDLQKEALAMLQHWTNPPVLDRVERRYRVLDSRDPGEISSLLNAQLATLLQRNSDNAIIKLLRQYNVSLDPELLQNRLADESRAISERTEILALLINQTRQARQAYRTAFESASTTLRQEALALMAESDQKEAVKRIEKILGNQSGVQERQHALTTLAGIETRSAKKLANRLLQNLRTGKIRPEEQLEVFFLGQAHSIAVDDLETEEGAGEEAPFAYSMAGGDVLAGQKIFNEHPVAQCIRCHAVTEGEGSAVGPNLSGAGSTHSSSYLMEALVTPSIILADGFDNAAGISAMPPMGQILSAKELRDVMAYLGSL